One stretch of Oceanimonas pelagia DNA includes these proteins:
- a CDS encoding bifunctional enoyl-CoA hydratase/phosphate acetyltransferase, producing MLNTNPKECPPHLLAQARQYPAVSTVVINPVNRVSLASARMAQDEGLIIPVLVGDEARMREEAALMGWDLAGVRLVDASDEAEAARLGVALVSQGEADAIMKGHVHTDVLLRAVLNRAAGLRTDSRLSHVFHMTVPGSCRALCITDAVINVQPGVLDKLHIARNAIELLHALGCDEPRVALLSGTEEVSKAMPSSQDAAELVKLAAMGALPGAVVEGPLAFDNAVSREAAEIKGISGKVPGEADILLVPNLESGNFLFKQMVYFMGATAAGLVLGARVPIILTSRADPPEARLASCALASIVHHNRSAVAPAVRATA from the coding sequence ATGCTCAATACCAATCCGAAGGAATGTCCACCCCACCTGCTGGCGCAGGCACGGCAATACCCGGCCGTGAGCACGGTTGTTATCAATCCGGTCAACCGGGTGTCGCTGGCCAGTGCTCGCATGGCGCAGGACGAAGGCTTGATTATTCCCGTGCTGGTGGGCGATGAGGCCCGGATGCGGGAAGAAGCCGCGCTCATGGGCTGGGATCTGGCCGGCGTGCGGCTGGTGGATGCCAGCGACGAGGCCGAGGCCGCCCGTCTGGGCGTGGCCCTGGTCAGTCAGGGCGAGGCCGACGCCATCATGAAGGGTCATGTTCATACCGACGTGCTGCTGCGGGCGGTGCTTAACCGTGCCGCCGGGCTGCGCACCGACAGCCGCCTGAGCCATGTGTTTCACATGACGGTGCCGGGCAGCTGCCGGGCGCTGTGCATCACCGATGCGGTGATCAACGTGCAGCCCGGGGTGCTCGACAAGCTGCATATTGCCCGTAACGCCATTGAGCTGTTGCACGCCCTGGGCTGCGACGAGCCGAGGGTAGCGCTGCTGTCGGGCACCGAAGAAGTCAGCAAGGCCATGCCGTCCAGCCAGGATGCCGCCGAGCTGGTCAAGCTGGCGGCCATGGGGGCTTTGCCCGGCGCCGTGGTGGAAGGGCCGCTGGCGTTCGACAACGCCGTGTCCCGGGAAGCGGCCGAGATCAAGGGCATCTCCGGAAAGGTACCGGGCGAGGCCGACATTTTGCTGGTGCCCAATCTGGAGTCGGGCAATTTTCTGTTCAAGCAGATGGTGTACTTCATGGGGGCCACCGCCGCCGGCCTGGTGCTGGGGGCCCGCGTACCGATCATTCTTACCTCCCGCGCCGATCCGCCCGAGGCCAGGCTGGCGTCCTGCGCCCTGGCCAGTATCGTGCATCACAACCGCAGCGCCGTTGCCCCGGCAGTCCGTGCCACCGCCTGA
- a CDS encoding DUF6506 family protein, translating to MRLSRYGFIVKAPDLELFKHHGRIKSEGFDLAVSGVSTLEEAIMAAQEMLTRRIELIELCGGFTAEEEAAIREAINDHVPLGRAVTRPEDQDRVQWG from the coding sequence ATGCGCCTGAGTCGTTACGGATTTATCGTGAAAGCTCCGGATCTGGAGCTGTTCAAGCATCACGGCCGGATCAAGAGCGAGGGCTTTGATCTGGCGGTGTCCGGCGTCAGCACCCTGGAGGAAGCCATTATGGCCGCTCAGGAAATGCTGACCCGCCGCATTGAACTGATCGAGCTGTGCGGTGGTTTCACCGCCGAGGAAGAAGCGGCGATCCGCGAGGCGATCAACGATCATGTGCCTCTTGGCCGCGCCGTTACCCGCCCCGAGGACCAGGATCGCGTCCAGTGGGGATGA
- a CDS encoding universal stress protein has product MLPQVNKILYCTDLSKNASYAFQYAVYLARQTGADIHILKVVEQLSGDEKLTLQSYILNQSSREEFLHQRLNHARAQLQERQDYFWEHIAPEEKALRTKIVGCEVVEGYPEQTILKRARELECDLIIMGAHEKGWLHTLLGSVAKNVLRESRIPTLIVPRPAKSKS; this is encoded by the coding sequence ATGCTGCCGCAAGTCAACAAAATCCTGTATTGCACCGATCTGTCGAAGAACGCCTCCTATGCCTTTCAGTATGCCGTGTATCTGGCCAGGCAGACCGGTGCCGACATTCATATTCTCAAGGTGGTGGAGCAGCTCTCCGGTGACGAGAAGCTCACCCTGCAGTCCTACATTCTCAACCAGAGCAGCCGGGAAGAGTTTCTGCACCAGCGCCTGAATCATGCCAGGGCCCAGTTGCAGGAACGCCAGGATTACTTCTGGGAACACATCGCCCCGGAAGAAAAGGCGCTGCGCACCAAGATCGTGGGCTGCGAAGTGGTGGAAGGCTACCCGGAGCAGACCATACTCAAGCGCGCAAGGGAGCTGGAGTGCGATCTCATCATCATGGGCGCCCACGAAAAGGGCTGGCTGCATACCCTGCTGGGCAGCGTGGCCAAGAACGTGCTGCGCGAGTCGCGCATTCCCACCCTGATCGTGCCCCGCCCGGCAAAGAGCAAGTCCTGA
- a CDS encoding TRAP transporter large permease: MVESSVVLILFGSFLTLLLLGAPISVSLGVSALASFLYLGENPIKFVQIAFTSVGSFPLMALPAFILAGALMEAAGISKRLVDLAESFAGPFTGGMSAATVMACMFFGAISGSGPATTAAVGMLMIPAMVERGYGKGYASAITASSGGLGVVIPPSIPMVIFGISAIGLMPPPEAIAEHGQFQSVSIPKLFIAGFLPGLVLSCGLLTMNYFLCKKQNYTGTTEGWSGANILTALRKGTWSVLAPIVILGGIYSGLFTPTESAIVAIFYTLFIGFFVHRELKVKDVLRSLETTTWLTGRVLLILFTATVFGRLLVENQIPAIVASSMLEMTSNIYLIWALIIFFLLFVGMFMETLAAILILTPVLLPVAYSLGIDPVHFGIVVVCCLSIGFQTPPLGENLFIASGVSGTSIEEISLRALPFALTSVVAVFIVAFVPEITLFLPRLLGY; encoded by the coding sequence ATGGTTGAATCTTCTGTCGTACTGATCCTGTTTGGCAGCTTTCTGACCCTGCTGCTGCTGGGCGCCCCCATCAGTGTATCGCTCGGGGTATCGGCGCTGGCATCCTTTCTGTATCTGGGTGAAAACCCCATCAAGTTCGTGCAGATCGCCTTTACCTCGGTAGGCTCCTTTCCGCTGATGGCGCTGCCCGCCTTTATTCTGGCCGGCGCCCTGATGGAGGCCGCCGGCATTTCCAAACGGCTGGTGGACCTGGCGGAAAGTTTTGCCGGCCCCTTTACCGGGGGCATGTCGGCCGCCACCGTGATGGCCTGCATGTTCTTTGGCGCCATTTCCGGCTCCGGCCCGGCCACCACCGCCGCCGTGGGCATGCTGATGATTCCGGCCATGGTCGAGCGCGGCTACGGCAAGGGCTACGCCTCCGCCATTACCGCCTCATCCGGCGGCCTGGGCGTGGTGATTCCGCCCTCCATTCCCATGGTGATCTTCGGCATTTCCGCCATCGGCCTGATGCCGCCCCCCGAAGCCATTGCCGAGCACGGCCAGTTCCAGTCGGTGTCGATTCCCAAGCTGTTTATCGCCGGCTTTCTGCCGGGGCTGGTGCTGTCCTGCGGTCTGCTGACCATGAACTATTTTCTGTGTAAAAAGCAGAACTACACCGGCACCACCGAAGGCTGGTCCGGCGCCAACATTCTCACCGCGCTGCGCAAGGGCACCTGGTCGGTGCTGGCTCCCATCGTGATTCTCGGGGGCATTTACAGCGGCCTGTTCACCCCCACCGAGTCGGCCATTGTCGCCATCTTCTACACCCTGTTCATCGGCTTTTTCGTGCACCGGGAGCTGAAGGTGAAGGATGTGCTGCGCTCGCTGGAAACCACCACCTGGCTCACCGGCCGCGTGCTGCTGATCCTGTTTACCGCCACCGTGTTCGGGCGGCTGCTGGTGGAAAACCAGATTCCGGCCATCGTCGCCTCCTCGATGCTGGAGATGACCAGCAACATCTACCTGATCTGGGCGCTGATCATCTTCTTCCTGCTGTTTGTGGGCATGTTCATGGAGACCCTGGCGGCCATTCTGATCCTCACCCCGGTGCTGTTGCCGGTGGCCTACAGCCTGGGAATTGACCCGGTGCACTTCGGCATAGTAGTGGTGTGCTGCCTGTCCATCGGCTTTCAGACCCCGCCCCTGGGCGAGAACCTGTTTATTGCCTCCGGGGTGTCGGGCACTTCCATCGAGGAAATTTCGCTGCGGGCCCTGCCCTTTGCGCTGACCTCGGTGGTTGCCGTGTTCATTGTCGCCTTTGTACCGGAAATTACCCTGTTCCTGCCCAGGCTGCTCGGCTACTAG
- a CDS encoding TRAP transporter small permease, with translation MSIGKLTYKILDNIERVLCSTLLATFVVILFIQIISRQLFDYSIAWSEELSTYMFVWFVYFGASYATKLAAHNRVTFQFKLFPPRVAVYSEALADLIWVGFNSYFVWLSYDFVFNKMNLFWKSQTLGFPMKYVYVILPVAFALMTFRILQVNYYKLIKGIDIRDPESLEVEKLMDSAKSPASPASSAQDNPQSPTQGRVKAGAHHG, from the coding sequence ATGAGTATCGGCAAACTTACTTATAAAATTCTCGACAACATTGAACGGGTTCTTTGCAGCACCCTGCTCGCCACCTTTGTTGTCATTCTGTTTATTCAGATCATTTCGCGGCAGTTGTTCGACTACTCCATTGCCTGGAGTGAAGAACTATCCACTTACATGTTTGTCTGGTTCGTCTACTTTGGGGCCAGCTACGCCACCAAACTGGCGGCCCACAACCGGGTCACCTTTCAGTTCAAGCTGTTTCCGCCCAGGGTGGCGGTATACAGCGAAGCCCTGGCCGATCTGATCTGGGTAGGTTTCAACAGCTATTTCGTCTGGCTCAGTTACGACTTTGTATTCAACAAGATGAACCTGTTCTGGAAGTCCCAGACTCTTGGGTTTCCGATGAAATACGTGTACGTGATCCTGCCCGTCGCCTTTGCGCTGATGACCTTTCGCATTCTGCAGGTGAACTACTACAAGCTGATCAAGGGCATCGACATTCGCGATCCCGAGTCACTGGAAGTGGAAAAGCTGATGGACTCGGCGAAATCGCCAGCGTCGCCGGCCTCGTCGGCACAAGACAACCCCCAGTCCCCCACTCAGGGCCGCGTCAAAGCCGGAGCTCATCATGGTTGA
- a CDS encoding TRAP transporter substrate-binding protein, producing the protein MIFKQRFVKSVSLALCLGAAMASPHVLAKTFRIAVGDAAGSAQHQLGLKFSEAFAEKTGGKHDTQMFLNGQLGDEQATVNDAAMGLLDFSILAINNVTPFSPSVGVLTLPYMMQSLDDAVALTQGEVGQKLVENTIRDAGVRIVGWTYTGFRVLTNSKKPVHSLDDLQGLKIRVPNNEIMIDTYRAWGINPTPMAWSETFTGLQMGVVDGQDNPYITVSSMKFDEVQKYITNIRYLFSIEPLVMSEAVFQEQPEDVQQAILEAGKVATEHSAQWLVAQEDKIKAELVEKGMEITEPADGEKAWIEKAVSQVWPKYYDQLGGKEELNKILKSLGRDTI; encoded by the coding sequence ATGATATTCAAGCAACGTTTTGTGAAATCCGTCTCCCTCGCCCTTTGCCTTGGCGCCGCCATGGCCAGCCCCCATGTCCTGGCGAAGACGTTTCGCATCGCAGTCGGTGACGCTGCCGGCAGTGCCCAGCATCAGCTGGGTCTGAAGTTTTCCGAAGCATTTGCAGAAAAAACCGGCGGCAAGCACGACACCCAGATGTTCCTCAACGGCCAGCTGGGCGATGAGCAGGCCACCGTCAACGATGCCGCCATGGGATTGCTCGACTTCTCCATTCTGGCCATCAATAACGTGACTCCCTTTTCGCCGTCCGTGGGGGTACTGACCCTGCCCTACATGATGCAGAGCCTGGATGACGCCGTGGCCCTGACTCAGGGAGAGGTGGGTCAGAAGCTGGTGGAAAACACCATTCGTGATGCCGGTGTGCGCATTGTGGGCTGGACCTATACCGGGTTTCGGGTGCTGACCAACTCCAAAAAACCGGTGCACAGCCTGGACGATCTGCAGGGCCTCAAGATTCGGGTGCCCAACAACGAGATCATGATCGATACCTACCGCGCCTGGGGCATCAACCCCACCCCCATGGCCTGGTCCGAAACCTTTACCGGCCTGCAGATGGGCGTGGTCGACGGTCAGGACAACCCCTATATCACCGTTTCTTCCATGAAGTTCGACGAGGTGCAGAAGTACATCACCAACATTCGTTACCTGTTCTCCATTGAGCCGCTGGTCATGTCCGAAGCCGTGTTCCAGGAACAGCCGGAAGACGTGCAGCAGGCGATTCTGGAAGCCGGCAAGGTAGCCACCGAGCACAGCGCCCAGTGGCTGGTTGCCCAGGAAGACAAGATCAAGGCCGAGCTGGTTGAGAAGGGCATGGAAATTACCGAGCCGGCAGACGGCGAGAAAGCGTGGATTGAAAAGGCCGTCAGCCAGGTCTGGCCCAAGTACTACGATCAACTGGGTGGCAAGGAAGAGCTGAACAAGATCCTGAAATCCCTGGGCCGGGACACCATCTAA
- a CDS encoding cobaltochelatase CobT-related protein, translated as MAAPTDNTPNAAAEARRQQRLEELCAALIRAQSAQAEVRYRGHRLEWRGKAYPLRAPHLQLDAQQDDWGSCRGVADAIALRLRHHDPELHRHWLPTPPVARLVFELLEQLRVESLVPAHHPGSRRNLHYRFSAWSNRFLASGQTESHLGLLLFTLSMMSWVQLGGGPIDEGTEHLIESTRMFLLREIGQPFGRIRRCREDQAAFAEQALAIALSVNELVADLQQQLAGNEQDQDALEEVGNGFGLLLDFDGDGDQAGSQAGGASPRNSDGEAAYRIFTGRYDKEWQAARKVRPELLERLRRQLDQRIREQGLNLNGLTKKLRRLLARPHQDGWRFGEEEGRLDGRRLSTLVTSHADRRVFKQPREEWRANAAVTILVDNSGSMRPHMEHIAMLIDLLVQGLERTGARTEVLGFTTGHWNGGQPLKDWQRRGWPANPGRLNERCHLVYKNSDTPWRRARRSLAALLKSDLFREGLDGEALLWAEQRLLAEHVNERILLVISDGCPMDTATRQSNADDILDAHLMAVADRIDRDPRIRLCALGVGLDLSRYYRHNQLLDLEHSPDNRIFDEILALITRAMRG; from the coding sequence ATGGCCGCCCCCACCGACAACACCCCGAATGCGGCCGCCGAGGCCCGCCGCCAGCAGCGGCTGGAAGAGCTGTGTGCGGCCCTGATCCGGGCCCAGTCGGCTCAGGCCGAAGTGCGCTACCGGGGCCACCGGCTGGAATGGCGCGGCAAGGCCTATCCGCTGCGCGCCCCCCACCTGCAACTGGACGCGCAACAGGACGACTGGGGGTCATGCCGGGGCGTGGCCGATGCCATTGCCCTGCGTCTGCGCCACCACGATCCCGAGCTGCACCGCCACTGGTTGCCCACGCCGCCGGTGGCCCGGCTGGTGTTCGAGCTGCTGGAGCAGCTTCGTGTCGAATCCCTGGTGCCCGCCCACCATCCCGGCAGCCGCCGCAACCTGCATTACCGCTTCAGCGCCTGGAGCAACCGCTTTCTGGCCTCGGGCCAGACCGAAAGCCACCTGGGTCTGCTGCTGTTCACCCTGTCGATGATGAGCTGGGTGCAGCTCGGCGGCGGCCCCATCGACGAGGGCACCGAGCACCTGATCGAGTCGACCCGCATGTTTTTGCTGCGGGAAATCGGCCAGCCCTTTGGTCGCATTCGCCGCTGCCGGGAAGATCAGGCCGCCTTTGCCGAGCAGGCGCTGGCCATTGCCCTCTCCGTCAACGAGCTGGTGGCCGATCTGCAACAGCAACTGGCCGGGAATGAGCAGGACCAGGACGCCCTGGAGGAAGTCGGCAACGGCTTTGGCCTGCTGCTGGATTTCGATGGCGACGGCGATCAGGCCGGCAGCCAGGCCGGCGGCGCTTCCCCCCGAAACAGCGATGGCGAGGCCGCTTACCGCATTTTTACCGGTCGCTACGACAAGGAATGGCAGGCCGCCAGAAAGGTACGCCCCGAACTGCTGGAGCGGCTGCGCCGGCAGCTGGATCAGCGCATTCGCGAGCAGGGGCTCAACCTCAACGGTCTCACCAAAAAGCTGCGCCGGCTGCTGGCCCGGCCCCACCAGGACGGCTGGCGCTTTGGCGAGGAGGAAGGCCGGCTCGACGGCCGCCGGCTGTCGACCCTGGTCACCAGCCACGCCGACCGCCGGGTATTCAAGCAACCCAGGGAGGAATGGCGGGCCAATGCCGCGGTCACCATTCTGGTGGACAACTCCGGCTCCATGCGTCCCCACATGGAGCACATTGCCATGCTCATCGATTTGCTGGTGCAGGGGCTGGAGCGCACCGGCGCCCGCACCGAGGTACTGGGCTTTACCACCGGCCACTGGAACGGCGGCCAGCCGCTGAAGGACTGGCAACGCCGGGGCTGGCCGGCCAACCCGGGCCGGCTCAACGAGCGCTGCCACCTGGTGTACAAAAACAGCGACACCCCCTGGCGCCGGGCCCGGCGCAGCCTGGCGGCCCTGCTCAAGAGCGACCTGTTCCGTGAAGGGCTGGACGGCGAGGCGCTGCTGTGGGCCGAACAGCGGCTGCTGGCCGAGCACGTCAACGAGCGTATTCTGCTGGTGATCTCCGACGGCTGTCCCATGGACACCGCCACCCGCCAGAGCAACGCCGACGACATTCTCGACGCTCACCTGATGGCGGTGGCCGATCGCATCGACCGGGATCCGCGCATTCGGCTGTGCGCCCTGGGGGTCGGGCTGGATCTGAGCCGTTATTACCGCCACAACCAGCTGCTGGATCTGGAGCACAGCCCCGACAACCGGATTTTTGATGAAATCCTGGCCCTTATCACAAGGGCCATGCGGGGCTGA
- a CDS encoding AAA family ATPase, with the protein MTDLLHDHPSRLRPVRELFNLDIDMQVPVFEHRDEHVPDIDPSYCFNPDVTLAILAGFTRNRRVLLQGLHGTGKSTHIEQVAARLNWPCVRVNLDGHISRLDLVGKDTIVLEEGKQITRFQEGIVPWALRRPVALIFDEFDAGRPDVMFVIQRILEQDGKFTLLDQNQVITPNPHFRLFATANTVGLGNITGLYHGTQQINQAQMDRWNIVAKLDYLPREDEIRIIQGKVPRYNDTRGHELISRMVAVAELTRAGFAAGDLSTLMSPRTLIAWAENNEIFNDTALAFRLSFLNKCDEGERPLVAEYYQRCFDQELPEPQALQLTAV; encoded by the coding sequence ATGACCGATCTTCTTCACGACCACCCCAGCCGGTTGCGCCCGGTGCGCGAACTGTTCAACCTCGACATAGACATGCAGGTACCGGTGTTCGAGCACAGGGACGAGCACGTACCCGACATCGATCCCAGCTACTGTTTCAATCCGGACGTCACCCTGGCCATTCTGGCCGGTTTCACCCGCAACCGCCGGGTACTGCTGCAGGGCCTGCACGGCACCGGCAAGTCCACCCACATCGAGCAGGTGGCCGCCCGCCTCAACTGGCCTTGCGTGCGGGTCAACCTGGACGGCCACATCAGTCGCCTGGATTTGGTGGGCAAGGACACCATAGTGCTGGAGGAAGGCAAGCAGATCACCCGCTTTCAGGAAGGCATAGTGCCCTGGGCGCTGCGCCGGCCGGTGGCGCTGATCTTTGACGAGTTCGACGCCGGCCGCCCCGACGTGATGTTCGTGATCCAGCGCATTCTGGAGCAGGACGGCAAGTTCACCCTGCTCGATCAGAACCAGGTGATCACGCCCAACCCCCATTTCCGCCTGTTCGCTACCGCCAATACCGTGGGCCTGGGCAACATCACCGGCCTGTATCACGGCACCCAGCAGATCAACCAAGCCCAGATGGACCGCTGGAACATCGTCGCCAAGCTCGACTACCTGCCCCGGGAAGACGAAATTCGCATCATTCAGGGCAAGGTACCCCGCTACAACGACACCCGTGGCCATGAGCTGATCAGCCGAATGGTGGCGGTGGCCGAGCTCACCCGGGCCGGCTTTGCCGCCGGGGATCTGTCCACCCTGATGTCGCCCCGCACCCTGATCGCCTGGGCCGAAAACAACGAGATCTTCAATGATACCGCGCTGGCATTCCGGCTGTCGTTTCTCAACAAGTGCGACGAGGGCGAGCGTCCGCTGGTGGCCGAGTATTACCAGCGCTGCTTCGATCAGGAGCTGCCCGAGCCCCAGGCCCTGCAACTGACGGCGGTGTAA
- a CDS encoding SulP family inorganic anion transporter produces the protein MPEPTAGFYLRWQRLLPFLGWWPLVNGASLRADAQSGLTNAIVVLPQGVAYALIAGLPPEYGLYAAIIPAVIAALFGSSWHLISGPTAAMSVVVFTSVSPLAEPGSAAFIALALTLTLMKGVFQLVLALARLGVLVNFVSQSVVIGFTAGAAVVIASSQLPTLLGIAVNNEGSVPGTWWQLLHHLTEVDYYSLTVALFTVLACVGIKRWRPRWPNMLIALALASGLAVLIDPTHAHIALVGAIPTGLPPLSLPDLSLTSISALAPGALAISLLGLVEAAAISRAIASRSHQRLDDNQEFIGQGLSNIVGAFFSCYASSGSFTRSGINYTSGARTPMAAMFASGFLLLIILLAPGITTWLPRPAMAGLLLVVAWNLIDFHHIRLIMRGSRSEATVLTATFAATLLVELEFAIYTGVILSLVFYLKRTSTPRVVSILPDPDSKHPFFVNAERRRLPYCPQLRVIRIEGSLFFGAVNHVQEYLQAIREPRLLIVGNGINFVDMVGADMLVQEAERRRELGGDLYLCNLREGVLRFLLRNNRLDDIRRDHVFINKGQAIHRIYDQLDAEVCRTCTARIFRECHIRPPGQPAEKAKAED, from the coding sequence ATGCCCGAGCCGACGGCCGGCTTTTATTTACGCTGGCAGCGCCTGCTGCCCTTTCTCGGCTGGTGGCCCCTGGTCAATGGCGCCAGCCTGCGGGCCGACGCCCAGTCCGGCCTGACCAACGCCATCGTGGTGCTGCCCCAGGGGGTGGCCTATGCCCTGATCGCCGGGCTGCCGCCGGAATACGGCCTCTACGCCGCCATTATTCCCGCCGTTATTGCCGCCCTGTTTGGCTCGTCCTGGCATCTGATCTCCGGCCCCACCGCCGCCATGTCGGTGGTGGTGTTTACCTCGGTCAGCCCGCTGGCCGAGCCCGGCAGCGCCGCCTTTATCGCCCTGGCGCTGACCCTGACGCTGATGAAGGGGGTGTTTCAGCTGGTGCTGGCCCTGGCCCGGCTGGGGGTGCTGGTCAATTTTGTGTCCCAGTCGGTGGTGATCGGTTTTACCGCCGGCGCCGCCGTGGTCATCGCCTCCAGCCAGTTGCCCACCCTGCTGGGCATTGCGGTCAATAACGAAGGCAGCGTGCCCGGCACCTGGTGGCAATTGCTGCATCATCTGACGGAGGTGGACTATTACAGCCTGACGGTGGCCCTGTTTACCGTGCTCGCCTGTGTGGGCATCAAGCGCTGGCGGCCGCGCTGGCCCAACATGCTGATTGCCCTGGCCCTGGCCAGCGGACTGGCGGTGCTGATCGATCCCACTCATGCGCACATCGCCCTGGTGGGCGCCATTCCCACCGGCCTGCCGCCGCTCAGCCTGCCCGATTTGAGCCTGACCAGCATCAGCGCCCTGGCCCCGGGGGCCCTGGCCATCAGCCTGCTGGGGCTGGTGGAGGCCGCCGCCATTTCCCGGGCCATCGCCAGCCGCTCCCATCAGCGCCTGGACGACAACCAGGAGTTCATCGGTCAGGGACTGTCGAACATCGTCGGCGCCTTTTTCTCCTGCTATGCCTCATCGGGATCCTTTACCCGTTCGGGCATCAACTATACCTCCGGCGCCCGCACCCCCATGGCGGCGATGTTCGCCTCCGGCTTTCTGCTGCTGATCATCCTGCTGGCCCCCGGCATCACCACCTGGCTGCCCCGCCCGGCCATGGCCGGGCTGCTGCTGGTGGTGGCCTGGAACCTGATCGATTTTCATCATATTCGGCTGATCATGCGCGGCTCCCGTTCCGAGGCCACCGTGCTCACCGCCACCTTTGCCGCCACCCTGCTGGTGGAGCTGGAATTCGCCATTTACACCGGGGTGATACTGTCGCTGGTGTTCTACCTCAAGCGCACCTCCACCCCCCGGGTGGTGTCGATCCTGCCCGACCCGGACAGCAAGCATCCGTTTTTCGTCAACGCCGAGCGCCGGCGCCTGCCCTACTGCCCCCAGCTCAGGGTGATCCGCATCGAGGGCTCGCTGTTCTTCGGCGCGGTCAACCATGTGCAGGAATACCTGCAGGCCATCCGCGAGCCCCGGCTGCTGATCGTGGGCAACGGCATCAATTTTGTGGACATGGTGGGCGCCGACATGCTGGTACAGGAGGCCGAACGCCGCCGGGAGCTGGGCGGCGATCTGTATCTGTGCAACCTGCGTGAAGGCGTGCTGCGCTTTTTGCTGCGCAATAACCGGCTCGACGATATTCGCCGGGACCATGTGTTCATCAACAAGGGCCAGGCCATTCACCGCATCTACGATCAGCTGGATGCCGAGGTGTGCCGCACCTGCACCGCGCGCATCTTCCGGGAATGTCATATTCGGCCACCGGGGCAGCCGGCGGAGAAAGCAAAGGCGGAAGACTGA
- a CDS encoding aldehyde dehydrogenase family protein has translation MTFVSFDPSTGRVLAHHACLSGAGLEQSLARAHAATEDWQNVAPAERAALLFRLASTLSAGRERLARELCLETGSLLADCLQEVARCAEECAHFAAHGQAMLPSARSQLSQRPLGLMLALTAGPAPLWQCFRVLVPALMAGNGLLLKPAEHLSGLVAVLARLMTEAGVPEGLVTPLRISKEQVAGLVADSRIGGLAYSGERRGGAAMAALAGARLKPVRLELARASVQLILDDAELAPAVESVLNDGFRYRASWRQSEGGVLITPGLAEPFLELLTARLEQLRPGRPDDMGVELGPLAKSGQREWLERQLREAERQGGRIRCGGYLPDDEDGWYYPATLIEGSEPAMTLFPAWPAGPLCGVLRVPDEAAMLALCRALSPDGMASIWTRDRARGERLARALPFDLCRVNPDPYHDRHWPPLSDPAQRPALKEFCRAKTVLISA, from the coding sequence ATGACCTTTGTTTCCTTTGATCCCAGCACCGGGCGGGTGCTGGCCCATCATGCCTGCCTGAGCGGCGCCGGCCTGGAACAGAGCTTGGCCCGGGCCCACGCGGCCACAGAAGACTGGCAGAATGTGGCGCCGGCGGAGCGGGCGGCGCTGCTGTTCCGGCTGGCCTCCACCCTGTCGGCAGGGCGTGAGCGCCTGGCCCGGGAGCTCTGCCTGGAAACCGGCAGCCTGCTGGCCGACTGCCTGCAGGAGGTGGCGCGCTGCGCCGAGGAATGCGCCCATTTCGCCGCCCACGGCCAGGCCATGCTGCCCTCGGCGCGCAGTCAGCTCAGCCAGCGGCCGCTGGGACTGATGCTGGCGCTGACCGCCGGTCCGGCGCCGCTGTGGCAGTGTTTTCGCGTGCTGGTGCCGGCGCTGATGGCGGGTAATGGCCTGTTGCTGAAGCCGGCGGAGCATTTGTCCGGCCTGGTGGCCGTGCTGGCGCGGCTGATGACCGAAGCCGGGGTGCCGGAAGGCCTGGTGACGCCGCTGCGCATTTCCAAGGAGCAGGTGGCCGGGCTGGTGGCGGACTCGCGCATCGGCGGCCTGGCCTACAGCGGTGAGCGCCGGGGCGGGGCGGCCATGGCGGCGCTGGCCGGTGCCCGGCTCAAGCCGGTGCGGCTTGAGCTGGCCCGGGCCAGTGTGCAGCTGATCCTGGATGACGCCGAGCTGGCGCCGGCGGTGGAGTCGGTGCTGAATGATGGTTTTCGCTACCGGGCCAGCTGGCGCCAGAGCGAAGGCGGGGTGCTGATCACCCCCGGGCTGGCAGAGCCCTTTCTGGAGCTGCTTACCGCCCGGCTGGAGCAGCTGCGCCCGGGCCGGCCCGATGATATGGGCGTGGAGCTGGGCCCCCTGGCCAAGAGCGGTCAGCGGGAATGGCTGGAACGCCAGCTGCGCGAGGCCGAGCGCCAGGGCGGGCGCATTCGCTGTGGCGGTTACCTGCCCGACGACGAGGACGGCTGGTATTACCCGGCCACGCTGATTGAAGGCAGCGAACCGGCCATGACGCTGTTTCCCGCCTGGCCTGCCGGCCCCCTGTGCGGCGTGCTGCGCGTGCCCGACGAAGCGGCCATGCTGGCCCTGTGCCGAGCGTTGTCGCCCGACGGCATGGCTTCCATCTGGACCCGGGATCGGGCCAGGGGAGAGCGCCTGGCCAGGGCGCTGCCCTTTGACCTGTGCCGGGTCAATCCGGATCCTTATCATGACCGGCACTGGCCGCCGCTCTCGGATCCGGCGCAGCGGCCGGCGCTGAAGGAGTTCTGCCGGGCCAAAACGGTGCTGATCTCGGCCTGA